The following coding sequences are from one Aeromicrobium duanguangcaii window:
- the infA gene encoding translation initiation factor IF-1 has protein sequence MAKKEGVIEMEGAVVEALPNAMFRVELANGHKVLAHISGKMRQHYIRILPEDRVVVELSPYDLSRGRIVYRYK, from the coding sequence ATGGCGAAAAAAGAAGGCGTCATCGAGATGGAGGGTGCGGTCGTCGAGGCCCTGCCCAACGCGATGTTCCGGGTCGAGCTGGCCAATGGCCACAAGGTCCTGGCACACATCAGCGGCAAGATGCGCCAGCACTACATCCGGATCCTCCCCGAGGACCGTGTCGTGGTGGAACTCTCGCCGTATGACCTCAGCCGCGGTCGCATCGTCTACCGCTACAAGTGA
- the rpmJ gene encoding 50S ribosomal protein L36, whose amino-acid sequence MKVNPSVKKICDKCKVIRRHGRVMVICENPRHKQRQG is encoded by the coding sequence ATGAAGGTCAACCCGAGCGTGAAGAAGATCTGTGACAAGTGCAAGGTGATCCGTCGCCACGGCCGCGTCATGGTGATCTGTGAGAACCCGCGCCACAAGCAGCGCCAGGGCTGA
- a CDS encoding adenylate kinase — protein MTRLLIMGPPGAGKGTQAVALAERIGGAHISTGDIFRANVAQQTELGRTAQRYMDAGEYVPDEVTNAMVADRLAQDDARESFLLDGYPRTLDQVSKLDEILGALGSKLDGVIALTVVEDELITRLLERAKSSGRSDDTEDVIRHRQDVYRAETEPLLAVYRDRGLLIEVDGMGTPEEVGRRIADALPS, from the coding sequence GTGACGCGACTCCTCATCATGGGCCCGCCCGGTGCGGGCAAGGGCACGCAGGCCGTGGCGCTCGCCGAGCGCATCGGCGGGGCTCACATCTCGACCGGCGACATCTTCCGCGCCAACGTCGCGCAGCAGACCGAGCTCGGTCGCACCGCCCAGCGGTACATGGACGCCGGCGAGTACGTGCCGGACGAGGTGACCAACGCGATGGTCGCCGATCGTCTCGCGCAGGACGACGCCCGCGAGTCCTTCCTGCTGGACGGATACCCGCGCACGCTGGACCAGGTGTCGAAGCTCGACGAGATCCTCGGAGCCCTGGGCTCCAAGCTCGACGGCGTCATCGCGCTGACGGTGGTCGAGGACGAGCTGATCACGCGTCTGCTCGAGCGAGCCAAGAGCAGCGGTCGCTCCGACGACACCGAGGACGTCATCCGGCACCGCCAGGACGTCTACCGTGCCGAGACCGAGCCGCTGCTCGCGGTCTACCGCGACCGCGGCCTGCTGATCGAGGTCGACGGCATGGGCACGCCCGAAGAGGTCGGCCGCCGCATCGCCGACGCCCTCCCGTCCTGA
- the rplR gene encoding 50S ribosomal protein L18 translates to MAISIKHAKHTAGRIASRQRRQIRGRKKIQGSAERPRLVVTRSSKHIVAQVVNDLEGHTLASASTMESDLRSFDGDKTAKAKKVGELLADRAKAAGIDAVVFDRAGNKYAGRVAALADGARENGLEF, encoded by the coding sequence ATGGCAATCTCGATCAAGCACGCCAAGCACACCGCAGGTCGGATCGCGTCGCGTCAGCGTCGCCAGATCCGCGGTCGCAAGAAGATCCAGGGTTCGGCCGAGCGTCCTCGCCTGGTCGTCACCCGCTCGAGCAAGCACATCGTCGCTCAGGTCGTCAACGACCTCGAGGGCCACACGCTGGCCTCGGCTTCCACCATGGAGTCCGACCTGCGCTCGTTCGACGGTGACAAGACGGCCAAGGCCAAGAAGGTCGGCGAGCTCCTCGCCGATCGCGCCAAGGCCGCCGGCATCGACGCGGTGGTCTTCGACCGCGCCGGCAACAAGTACGCCGGTCGCGTCGCTGCGCTGGCCGACGGCGCCCGCGAGAACGGGCTGGAGTTCTGA
- the map gene encoding type I methionyl aminopeptidase, protein MFGESIELKTPEQLATMRQAGLVVGRTLEVLRAAVAPGVSTRDLDALARERLAAEGATSNFLGYHGFTGVICASVNDEIVHGIPGDRVLAEGDLISIDFGAVVDGWHGDAAITVPVGEVAPEVAELNRVTEESLWRGIAAARIGGRVGDISHAIESYVRSQGRYGITEGFTGHGIGSQMHQAPDVPNAGRRGRGPKITLGMALAIEPMITLGTSRAEILEDDWTAVTTDGTWAAHHEHSITVTTEGVWVLTALDGGASRLAELGVPCAEPA, encoded by the coding sequence GTGTTCGGCGAGTCCATCGAGCTGAAGACCCCCGAGCAGCTCGCCACCATGCGTCAGGCGGGTCTGGTGGTCGGTCGCACCCTCGAGGTGCTGCGGGCCGCCGTGGCCCCGGGTGTCTCGACGCGAGACCTCGACGCGCTCGCGCGTGAGCGCCTGGCCGCCGAGGGGGCGACCTCGAACTTCCTCGGCTATCACGGGTTCACCGGGGTCATCTGCGCCTCGGTCAATGACGAGATCGTCCACGGCATCCCGGGGGACCGGGTGCTGGCCGAGGGCGATCTCATCTCGATCGACTTCGGCGCGGTCGTCGACGGCTGGCACGGCGACGCCGCGATCACGGTCCCGGTCGGCGAGGTCGCCCCCGAGGTGGCCGAGCTGAACCGCGTCACCGAGGAGTCCCTGTGGCGCGGCATCGCCGCGGCCCGGATCGGCGGCCGCGTCGGCGACATCTCGCACGCCATCGAGTCCTACGTCCGCAGCCAGGGCCGCTACGGCATCACCGAGGGCTTCACGGGCCACGGCATCGGCTCGCAGATGCACCAGGCGCCGGACGTCCCGAACGCCGGTCGTCGCGGCCGGGGTCCCAAGATCACGCTGGGCATGGCCTTGGCCATCGAGCCGATGATCACGCTGGGCACGTCGCGCGCCGAGATCCTCGAGGACGACTGGACCGCCGTCACCACGGACGGCACGTGGGCCGCGCACCACGAGCACTCGATCACCGTCACCACCGAGGGTGTCTGGGTCCTGACGGCGCTCGACGGCGGAGCCTCGCGCCTCGCCGAGCTGGGCGTGCCCTGCGCCGAGCCTGCCTGA
- a CDS encoding DUF1330 domain-containing protein: MAVDPTGADLKRYLAEDPGGPVVMLNLLQFREDGIGSYREYSERVGPFLAKVGAEVVHAGNLSTALVAPQDWPWDAVLLVRYPSREAFSQMVADPEYQQITGLRSQALDAAVLQAATTWGA; the protein is encoded by the coding sequence ATGGCAGTCGATCCCACCGGTGCGGACCTCAAGCGCTACCTGGCCGAGGACCCGGGAGGTCCGGTCGTGATGCTGAACCTGCTGCAGTTCCGCGAGGACGGCATCGGGTCCTACCGCGAGTACAGCGAGCGGGTCGGACCGTTCCTGGCGAAGGTCGGCGCCGAGGTCGTCCACGCGGGCAACCTGTCCACCGCGCTGGTCGCGCCGCAGGACTGGCCGTGGGACGCCGTGCTGCTGGTGCGCTACCCCTCGCGCGAGGCGTTCAGCCAGATGGTGGCCGATCCGGAGTACCAGCAGATCACCGGACTGAGGTCGCAGGCGCTCGACGCGGCGGTCCTGCAGGCCGCCACCACGTGGGGCGCCTGA
- the rpsK gene encoding 30S ribosomal protein S11 — translation MPPKNSGAKKVRRKEKKNVVQGEAHIKSTFNNTHVTITDPSGAVIAWASGGTVGFKGSRKSTPYAAGMAAEAAGRQAMDHGMKKVDVFVKGPGSGRETAIRSLSGVGLEVGTISDVTPSPHNGCRPPKHRRL, via the coding sequence ATGCCCCCGAAGAACTCCGGCGCCAAGAAGGTGCGCCGCAAGGAGAAGAAGAACGTCGTTCAGGGCGAAGCCCACATCAAGAGCACGTTCAACAACACGCACGTGACGATCACCGACCCCAGCGGTGCGGTGATCGCGTGGGCCTCCGGCGGAACCGTCGGCTTCAAGGGCTCGCGCAAGTCGACTCCGTACGCCGCCGGCATGGCCGCCGAGGCCGCCGGACGTCAGGCGATGGACCACGGCATGAAGAAGGTTGACGTCTTCGTCAAGGGCCCCGGCTCCGGACGCGAGACGGCGATCCGGTCGCTCAGCGGCGTCGGCCTCGAGGTCGGCACCATCTCTGATGTGACCCCCAGCCCCCACAACGGCTGCCGTCCGCCCAAGCACCGTCGTCTCTGA
- the ddaH gene encoding dimethylargininase, which translates to MTQILTTPRSVAPRAVRTRHYVMCPPTQFDVVYSINPWMDPTVAVDSAAARRQWQELHDTYVRLGHRVDLLEPVPGLPDMVFAANGAVSVGARSYGAAFAFPQRQAEAHAHVDFLRGAGREVSRPAHVNEGEGDFLVLADFVLAGTGFRTSRDAHTEAAAALGRPVVSLDLVDPRFYHLDVALAVLDDGGGEAPADIAWFPGAFSPRSRRTLRRLFPGSLECSEADALAFGLNLVSDGLNVVLPCEATDLAAALVPRGYRPAPVALTEFVKGGGSVKCCTAELHR; encoded by the coding sequence ATGACCCAGATCCTGACGACGCCGCGTTCCGTGGCGCCCCGCGCGGTGCGTACCCGGCACTACGTGATGTGCCCGCCCACGCAGTTCGACGTCGTCTACTCGATCAATCCGTGGATGGACCCGACGGTCGCGGTCGATTCGGCGGCCGCCCGGCGCCAGTGGCAGGAGCTTCACGACACCTACGTGCGACTGGGCCACCGCGTCGACCTGCTCGAGCCGGTCCCGGGTCTGCCGGACATGGTGTTCGCCGCCAACGGCGCGGTCTCGGTCGGGGCCCGCAGCTACGGCGCGGCGTTCGCGTTCCCGCAGCGTCAGGCCGAGGCGCACGCCCACGTCGACTTCCTGCGCGGCGCCGGCCGCGAGGTCAGCCGGCCGGCCCACGTCAACGAGGGTGAGGGCGACTTCCTCGTCCTGGCGGACTTCGTGCTGGCGGGCACGGGATTCCGGACGAGCCGCGACGCCCACACCGAGGCAGCGGCGGCGCTGGGTCGACCGGTCGTGTCCCTCGACCTCGTCGACCCGCGCTTCTACCACCTCGACGTCGCCCTGGCCGTCCTCGACGACGGTGGCGGTGAGGCACCGGCGGACATCGCGTGGTTCCCCGGCGCGTTCAGCCCGCGGAGCCGGCGCACGCTGCGCCGCCTGTTCCCCGGGTCGCTGGAGTGCTCGGAGGCCGACGCCCTGGCCTTCGGGCTGAACCTGGTCAGCGACGGGCTCAACGTGGTGCTCCCCTGCGAGGCGACCGACCTCGCGGCGGCCCTGGTCCCCCGCGGCTACCGCCCGGCGCCGGTCGCGCTGACGGAGTTCGTCAAGGGCGGCGGCAGCGTCAAGTGCTGCACCGCCGAGCTGCACCGCTGA
- a CDS encoding Lrp/AsnC family transcriptional regulator, with protein MSLDQIDRDLLEALTEDGRASFAALGSRVGLSAPAVKRRVDRLVESGVISGFTVVVDPHHRGWTTEAYVEVHCQGTISPAVLREAFLQVPQVHAAATVSGAADAILHLVAEDVRDLEEALEKIRAGAASVSQTETSIVLSRLIHDRRSVAG; from the coding sequence ATGAGCCTGGACCAGATCGACCGTGACCTGCTGGAGGCCCTCACCGAGGACGGCCGCGCGAGCTTCGCCGCGCTGGGGTCGCGGGTCGGGCTCTCGGCGCCGGCCGTGAAGCGCCGCGTCGACCGGCTGGTCGAGAGCGGCGTGATCAGCGGGTTCACCGTGGTCGTGGACCCGCACCACCGCGGCTGGACGACCGAGGCGTACGTCGAGGTCCACTGCCAGGGCACGATCTCGCCGGCCGTCCTGCGGGAGGCGTTCCTGCAGGTCCCGCAGGTGCACGCCGCCGCCACCGTCTCGGGAGCGGCCGACGCGATCCTGCACCTCGTGGCGGAGGACGTCCGGGACCTGGAGGAGGCCCTGGAGAAGATCCGGGCCGGCGCGGCCAGCGTCAGCCAGACGGAGACGTCCATCGTCCTGTCGCGGTTGATCCACGACCGGCGCAGCGTCGCCGGGTGA
- the rpsE gene encoding 30S ribosomal protein S5, with translation MSTRRQGGERRGGRGDRNADKSNYIEKVVTINRVAKVVKGGRRFSFTALVIVGDGDGQVGIGYGKAKEVPTAIAKGVEEAKKSFFRVPRIQGTIPHPVQGEKAAGVVFLRPASPGTGVIAGGPVRAVLEAAGIHDVLSKSLGSSNAINIVHATVEALRLLESPEDVAQRRGLTVEEVAPAALIKAGKVKYGEAEVTV, from the coding sequence ATGAGCACGCGCCGACAGGGTGGCGAGCGTCGCGGAGGCCGCGGCGACCGCAACGCCGACAAGTCCAACTACATCGAGAAGGTCGTCACGATCAACCGTGTGGCCAAGGTCGTCAAGGGCGGCCGGCGCTTCAGCTTCACCGCGCTGGTCATCGTCGGTGACGGCGACGGCCAGGTCGGTATCGGCTACGGCAAGGCCAAGGAAGTTCCCACGGCCATCGCCAAGGGTGTCGAGGAGGCGAAGAAGTCCTTCTTCCGCGTCCCCCGCATCCAGGGCACCATCCCGCACCCCGTGCAGGGTGAGAAGGCCGCTGGCGTCGTCTTCCTGCGCCCCGCGTCCCCCGGTACCGGCGTCATCGCCGGTGGTCCGGTCCGCGCCGTGCTGGAGGCCGCTGGCATCCACGACGTCCTGAGCAAGTCGCTCGGTTCCTCGAACGCGATCAACATCGTCCACGCGACGGTCGAGGCTCTGCGTCTGCTGGAGTCCCCCGAGGACGTGGCTCAGCGCCGCGGCCTGACCGTCGAAGAGGTCGCCCCGGCGGCTCTCATCAAGGCCGGCAAGGTCAAGTACGGAGAGGCTGAGGTGACCGTCTGA
- a CDS encoding M20/M25/M40 family metallo-hydrolase translates to MTAAERLAELIACRTVSAPGERDEAQFVAFRETFAGLYPRLHEALELTEFDGGTLLFRWPGRTSADPLVLMAHYDVVPAPAEQWDRDPFSGTIEGGFVHGRGALDDKGPLVCIAEAVESLLAEGFEPARDVYLSFGADEEVFGRGASDVVDHLGSAGVRPWLVSDEGGAIVDDALPGVSAMTAMVAIVEKGSVDVGLLARGGGGHASTPSRHGATARLARAVVRIERHPATPHLSDPVLQMLDALAELVPRPAGALLRRARRANRPVAELLARLGKETAAIVRTTMAVTQLSGSPARNVLATEARANVNVRLAIGDTKQHLVARLERLLRGLDVEVERVDGDDPPPVSRTDNDAWRALGDAIAVLGPDIHVVPYVQTGGTDSRHFTRISDSVYRFAPLHMTRAQRDSIHAPNEKVAVETLERGGAFHRALIMGLGERP, encoded by the coding sequence ATGACCGCAGCCGAGCGACTGGCCGAGCTGATCGCCTGCCGCACCGTCTCCGCCCCCGGGGAACGGGACGAGGCGCAGTTCGTCGCCTTCCGCGAGACCTTCGCAGGTCTCTATCCCCGCCTGCACGAAGCGCTGGAGCTGACCGAGTTCGACGGCGGCACGCTGCTGTTCCGCTGGCCGGGTCGGACGTCGGCCGACCCGCTGGTGCTCATGGCGCACTACGACGTCGTCCCGGCACCGGCCGAGCAGTGGGATCGCGACCCCTTCTCCGGGACCATCGAGGGCGGGTTCGTCCACGGCCGCGGCGCCCTCGACGACAAGGGGCCGCTGGTCTGCATCGCCGAGGCCGTCGAGTCCCTGCTGGCCGAGGGCTTCGAGCCCGCCCGCGACGTGTACCTGTCGTTCGGGGCCGACGAGGAGGTCTTCGGCCGGGGTGCGTCCGACGTCGTCGATCATCTCGGGTCCGCCGGCGTCCGGCCGTGGCTCGTCTCCGACGAGGGCGGCGCGATCGTCGACGATGCCCTGCCCGGGGTCTCGGCGATGACCGCGATGGTCGCGATCGTCGAGAAGGGCAGCGTCGACGTGGGCCTGCTGGCGCGCGGCGGGGGAGGGCACGCGTCCACGCCGTCGCGCCACGGCGCCACCGCGCGGCTCGCTCGCGCCGTCGTGCGGATCGAGCGACACCCCGCGACCCCGCACCTGTCCGATCCCGTGCTGCAGATGCTGGACGCCCTCGCCGAGCTCGTGCCGCGCCCTGCCGGCGCCCTGCTGCGCCGCGCCCGACGGGCGAACCGCCCGGTGGCCGAGCTGCTCGCCCGGCTGGGCAAGGAGACCGCCGCGATCGTGCGCACGACGATGGCCGTGACCCAGCTGAGCGGCAGCCCCGCCCGCAACGTCCTGGCCACCGAGGCGCGCGCCAACGTCAACGTGCGGCTCGCGATCGGCGACACGAAGCAGCACCTGGTGGCGCGACTCGAGCGGCTGCTCCGTGGTCTCGACGTCGAGGTCGAGCGCGTCGACGGCGACGACCCGCCGCCGGTGTCGCGGACCGACAACGATGCGTGGCGTGCCCTGGGCGACGCCATCGCGGTGCTGGGACCGGACATCCACGTGGTGCCGTACGTGCAGACCGGCGGCACCGACTCGCGGCACTTCACCCGCATCAGCGACTCGGTCTACCGCTTCGCCCCGCTGCACATGACCCGCGCGCAGCGCGACTCGATCCACGCGCCGAACGAGAAGGTCGCTGTCGAGACGCTCGAACGCGGCGGCGCCTTCCACCGTGCTCTCATCATGGGACTGGGCGAGAGGCCCTAG
- the secY gene encoding preprotein translocase subunit SecY: MLKVFVNAFRTPELRRKILFVLGIVVLFRLGSMLPAPGVNVANVRQCVDQAAGGENAGLFALINVFSGGALLQLTVFALGIMPYITASIILQLLVVVIPRLEALKKEGQSGQAKITQYTRYLTVGLAILQAAGIVALARSGDLFQGACNLPLLYRPDSLASYLLIVLTMVAGTTVIMWFGELITDRGVGNGMSVLIFTQVVATFPGAMWNIRQGQGWTTFGIVIAVGLAVVALVIFIEQAQRRIPVQYAKRMVGRRMFGGSSTYIPLKVNQAGIIPVIFASSLMYLPVLWVNFNQGSPASTWIQDHLVTGEHPLYMAMFFLLIVFFTYFYVSITFNPEEVADNMKKYGGFIPGIRAGKPTQDYLAYVLSRITAPGALYLGLIALIPMLAISLVGANQNFPFGGTTILIIVGVGLDTVKQIESQLQQRNYEGFLK, from the coding sequence GTGCTCAAAGTCTTCGTGAACGCGTTCAGAACGCCTGAACTGCGTCGCAAGATCCTCTTCGTGCTGGGGATCGTCGTGCTGTTCCGGCTCGGCTCCATGCTGCCCGCTCCTGGCGTGAACGTTGCCAACGTGCGCCAGTGTGTCGACCAGGCCGCGGGCGGCGAGAACGCCGGCCTGTTCGCCCTCATCAACGTCTTCTCCGGCGGCGCCCTGCTGCAGTTGACGGTGTTCGCGCTGGGCATCATGCCCTACATCACCGCGAGCATCATCCTGCAGCTGCTCGTCGTCGTGATTCCTCGTCTGGAGGCCCTCAAGAAGGAGGGCCAGTCCGGCCAGGCCAAGATCACGCAGTACACCCGCTACCTGACGGTCGGCCTCGCGATCCTGCAGGCGGCCGGCATCGTGGCGCTGGCGCGCAGCGGCGACCTGTTCCAGGGCGCCTGCAACCTGCCGCTGCTCTACCGCCCCGACAGCCTCGCGTCCTACCTGCTCATCGTCCTGACGATGGTCGCCGGCACGACCGTGATCATGTGGTTCGGCGAGCTCATCACCGACCGCGGCGTCGGCAACGGCATGTCCGTCCTGATCTTCACGCAGGTCGTCGCGACCTTCCCCGGCGCGATGTGGAACATCCGCCAGGGTCAGGGCTGGACCACCTTCGGCATCGTCATCGCCGTCGGCCTGGCGGTCGTCGCGCTGGTCATCTTCATCGAGCAGGCCCAGCGTCGGATCCCGGTGCAGTACGCCAAGCGCATGGTCGGACGCCGGATGTTCGGCGGCTCCTCGACCTACATCCCGCTCAAGGTGAACCAGGCCGGCATCATCCCGGTCATCTTCGCCTCCAGCCTGATGTACCTGCCGGTGCTGTGGGTCAACTTCAACCAGGGCTCCCCGGCCTCCACGTGGATCCAGGATCACCTCGTCACCGGCGAGCACCCGCTCTACATGGCGATGTTCTTCCTGCTGATCGTGTTCTTCACGTACTTCTACGTGTCGATCACCTTCAACCCCGAGGAGGTCGCCGACAACATGAAGAAGTACGGCGGCTTCATCCCGGGCATCCGCGCCGGCAAGCCCACCCAGGACTACCTGGCGTACGTCCTCTCGCGCATCACGGCTCCCGGTGCCCTGTACCTGGGCCTGATCGCGCTCATCCCGATGCTGGCGATCTCGCTGGTCGGCGCCAACCAGAACTTCCCGTTCGGCGGCACGACGATCCTGATCATCGTCGGCGTCGGCCTCGACACGGTGAAGCAGATCGAAAGCCAGTTGCAGCAGCGCAACTACGAAGGGTTCCTGAAGTGA
- the rpsM gene encoding 30S ribosomal protein S13, with protein sequence MARLVGVDLPREKRVVIGLTYIFGIGRTRAVEALAATGIDPNTRVHELTDDQLVALRDYIEANFQVEGDLRREVTADIRRKMEIGSYQGRRHRAHLPVRGQRTKTNARTRKGPKRTVAGKKK encoded by the coding sequence ATGGCACGCCTCGTCGGAGTGGATCTGCCGCGCGAAAAGCGCGTGGTGATCGGACTCACGTACATTTTCGGGATCGGCCGCACTCGTGCGGTCGAGGCCCTCGCCGCCACCGGCATCGACCCCAACACCCGTGTTCACGAGTTGACCGACGACCAGCTCGTCGCGCTCCGTGACTACATCGAGGCGAACTTCCAGGTCGAGGGTGACCTGCGCCGCGAGGTCACCGCGGACATCCGCCGCAAGATGGAGATCGGCTCGTACCAGGGCCGCCGTCACCGTGCGCACCTGCCCGTTCGCGGCCAGCGCACCAAGACCAACGCGCGCACCCGCAAGGGCCCCAAGCGCACCGTCGCCGGAAAGAAGAAGTGA
- a CDS encoding MFS transporter, which yields MTRSRTASVGAGLVGALVFVEFVSGFLQGYYTPLATDIARHLDINDADVNWFEAAQLLFSALCVPPLSKLGDLIGHQRVLVWSAGLTAVATWGIALSSSFEGYLVFWALQGVFTVWLPLEVALIYRRSIGRPMRAAATRRATGVIVAALQAGAIAGALSAGATSAVFGSLWMVLAVPAVLTVAVVVIIVGFIPGGHEAQHGSLDGPGLALISASLLLVTGGLSLVRVWGAGSPWPWAAIVLGALVLVPFCRHELRTADPIIDLRVMRQPAMWPVQFTALLFGVSVLGAQIPLSTFAQTDPDVHGYGLGLDSTSVAPIIGGYVFSMLVGALLFARISQRSSPRACLIGAAALVGVGYASLLALHGSVIQMAACMVVAGLGSGALVAALPAAAAAAAPEGRTGVATGLTNTTKTIGGSFASCVFGVALAAGATHATAASLSGYYTVWIVCSATAFVAAIGLTFVPRLAFADPVAREEELGR from the coding sequence ATGACTCGATCGCGGACCGCCTCCGTCGGCGCCGGACTGGTCGGCGCCCTGGTCTTCGTCGAGTTCGTCAGCGGCTTCCTGCAGGGGTACTACACGCCGCTGGCCACCGACATCGCCCGGCACCTCGACATCAACGACGCGGACGTGAACTGGTTCGAGGCGGCTCAACTGCTGTTCTCGGCGCTGTGCGTGCCGCCGCTGTCGAAGCTCGGCGACCTGATCGGGCACCAGCGGGTCCTCGTGTGGTCGGCCGGGCTGACCGCGGTGGCGACGTGGGGGATCGCGCTGTCGTCGAGCTTCGAGGGGTACCTGGTCTTCTGGGCCCTGCAGGGCGTGTTCACCGTGTGGCTGCCCCTCGAGGTCGCCCTGATCTACCGGCGCAGCATCGGCCGGCCGATGCGCGCCGCCGCGACGCGACGGGCGACCGGCGTCATCGTCGCGGCGTTGCAGGCCGGCGCGATCGCGGGTGCGCTCTCGGCCGGCGCGACGTCCGCCGTGTTCGGCTCGTTGTGGATGGTGCTGGCCGTGCCGGCCGTGCTGACCGTCGCCGTGGTGGTGATCATCGTCGGCTTCATTCCGGGCGGACACGAGGCCCAGCACGGCAGCCTCGACGGCCCCGGGCTGGCCCTGATCAGCGCGAGCCTGCTGCTGGTGACCGGCGGCCTCTCGCTCGTGCGGGTGTGGGGCGCAGGCTCGCCGTGGCCGTGGGCGGCGATCGTCCTCGGCGCGCTCGTGCTGGTGCCGTTCTGCCGGCACGAGCTGCGGACGGCCGATCCCATCATCGACCTGCGGGTCATGCGCCAGCCCGCGATGTGGCCGGTCCAGTTCACCGCGCTGCTGTTCGGCGTCAGTGTCCTCGGGGCGCAGATCCCGTTGTCCACCTTCGCCCAGACCGATCCCGACGTCCACGGCTACGGTCTCGGGCTGGATTCGACGTCCGTGGCGCCGATCATCGGCGGCTACGTGTTCTCGATGCTCGTCGGCGCCCTGCTGTTCGCCCGGATCAGCCAGCGGTCGAGCCCTCGGGCCTGCCTCATCGGCGCGGCCGCGCTGGTCGGCGTCGGGTACGCGTCCCTGCTGGCGCTGCACGGGTCCGTGATCCAGATGGCCGCCTGCATGGTCGTCGCCGGGCTGGGCTCGGGCGCCCTCGTCGCGGCCCTGCCCGCTGCGGCCGCGGCGGCAGCGCCCGAGGGGCGGACGGGCGTCGCGACGGGACTGACCAACACGACCAAGACCATCGGTGGATCGTTCGCCTCGTGCGTCTTCGGCGTCGCCCTGGCTGCCGGTGCGACCCATGCGACCGCCGCCTCGCTCTCGGGCTACTACACGGTGTGGATCGTCTGCTCGGCCACGGCGTTCGTGGCGGCGATCGGCCTGACGTTCGTCCCCCGGCTGGCCTTCGCCGACCCGGTGGCACGAGAAGAGGAGCTGGGACGATGA
- the rpmD gene encoding 50S ribosomal protein L30 yields MGKIEVTQVRSGIGREQNQRNTLRSLGLKRIGDVKVVEDRPEIRGMVNTIPHLVSVKEVD; encoded by the coding sequence ATGGGCAAGATCGAAGTGACCCAGGTCCGCTCAGGCATCGGCCGTGAGCAGAACCAGCGCAACACGCTGCGTTCGCTCGGGCTCAAGCGGATCGGCGACGTCAAGGTCGTCGAGGACCGTCCCGAAATCCGCGGCATGGTCAACACCATTCCGCACCTCGTCTCCGTGAAGGAGGTGGACTGA
- the rplO gene encoding 50S ribosomal protein L15, whose protein sequence is MAIKLHHLRPAPGAKTAKTRVGRGEGSKGKTAGRGTKGTKARYQVSAGFEGGQVPLHMRLPKLKGFTNPFRVEYQVVNVGRIGELFAEGGTVDVASLIEKGAVRKGKPVKVLGGGDIDVAVQVAVDKVSASAKSKIEAAGGSVTAS, encoded by the coding sequence ATGGCGATCAAGTTGCATCACCTGCGTCCGGCCCCGGGCGCCAAGACTGCCAAGACCCGCGTGGGTCGTGGTGAGGGCTCCAAGGGCAAGACCGCCGGTCGTGGCACCAAGGGCACCAAGGCCCGTTACCAGGTGTCCGCCGGCTTCGAGGGCGGCCAGGTCCCGCTCCACATGCGCCTGCCGAAGCTCAAGGGCTTCACGAACCCGTTCCGGGTCGAGTACCAGGTCGTGAACGTGGGCCGGATCGGCGAGCTCTTCGCCGAGGGCGGCACGGTCGACGTCGCCTCCCTCATCGAGAAGGGCGCTGTCCGCAAGGGCAAGCCCGTCAAGGTGCTCGGCGGTGGAGACATCGACGTCGCGGTCCAGGTGGCCGTCGACAAGGTGTCCGCCTCTGCCAAGTCCAAGATCGAGGCCGCCGGCGGCTCGGTCACCGCGTCCTGA